From the genome of Sphingobacterium sp. UGAL515B_05:
GCAAATTCGTCGTTTAAGCTCTAAATATAAAGAACGTAAATTTATTTTTTAAAGAAATCCGTCAACAACTGATCAAGTTCCTGTACTGAATTTTCCAAACCCACTTCGTGGTTTTGAGACTGCCGTTCTGCATTAAGCATACGCGTCGCAAATTGCAATACACACATGGATAACAAATCCTGCTTATCTCTCACAGTATAGTTTTCCTGCAATTCCTTTACTTTTTCATTTATCAATTTCGCAGCGTGTCGAATTACTTCTTCTTCCGCGCTCTCCACCCGAAGGGGATAAACACGATCTGCGATATTTATTTTTATGGAAATCTCTCCCATTTCTTTGAGCTTTTTAACGTTGTATTAGTTTGAATCCGATAACACTTCTCCCAACTATTTCAACAAACTAATACACTTGTCTATTTCCCGCACAAAATCGTTAATTTTTTGTTTTGTGTCAAGTATTTTTTCATTAATTGCTTCCTTATCCGTTTCAGAATCTAACGTACGGGCAACTGCCAAAGCTTTAACCTTCTCTTCCAATTGCTTGCTCTTATCGTTGCTCGCATCGAAAGCCACTTTTAAGGATTGTACCTCTAATTTAAGCAAATCATTTTCTTCTTGCAAGACTTCGCACAATTGAATTAAATTTTTCGTTTTCTCAACGATCAGATTCATTTGTGAAGACAATGTTGCCATAATATAAATTGAATATTACCAATTAATGTTGTATCTCTAATTAACCACGCACTTCCGCGCCTAGTTCCTTCTCAAAATTAACAATTAATTTTTGAACTATCGCATCAATTTGCTTATCAGTAAGTGTTTTTTCTTCATCCTGCAAGATAAAGCTCAGAGCATAAGACTTTTTCCCTTGCGGAATTTTATCACCTTTATACACGTCAAACACATTTACCTCCTTTAAAAGCTTGCGTTCGGTCTTCTGAGCGACAAATTGTAGCTTATCGAAGCTCACATTTTCGTCGATCAAGAGTGACAAATCTCTGCGTACAGCCGGGAATTTGGAAACTTCTTTATATTGGATGCTATTCTTACGAATAATTTTCATCAAAACATCCCAGTCAAAATCAGCAAAGAAAACCTGACCTTCAACATCTGCTTTTTTCAAATCCGCGTTTGCAATTGCACCAAATGAAACCAAACATTTCTGCCCTTTCATATAGTTCAAACCATAGGTAAAATGTGAACTTGTAGCATCTTGTATCTGAATTCCTTCAATTTTCAGCCTTTTAACAATAGTATCTACTGCTGCTTTTAGGTTATAGAAATTAACGCTTCCTTTGTTGTTGTTCCACTGCTCGGCTTCACCATTACCCGCCATAACGAAAGCAAAGTGCTGCGTTTCTTTATAACCTTCGCCATCAAGCGCATAAGTTTTACCGTATTCAAAGAATTTCACATCAAAATTTCTTCGCTTTTGGTTATATTCGATCGCACTCAAAGCAGAAAACACCATATTTTGACGCATGGTATCCAAATCTGAACTCAGGGGATTAAGCAATTTAACCGCTGTTTCACTATCATCGGCATAATCCAGCTTCGTCAATGAATTGGATAAAATTTCACGAAATCCATTAGCGATCAACAGATCGGCCAATTGATTTAAGACAACTTCTTTATCTGGTTTTTCAGCCGTATTTAAAGATGCTTTAATTTGTGATTTCAACTCAATGTTGTTATAACCGTAAATACGCAACACTTCTTCTACAATATCCACTTCACGTGTGACATCGACACGATATGCAGGCACCAACACATCAAGACCCGCTTCACTTTCTGCGGCTATTTCAATACCTAACGCAACGATGATTGATTTAATTTCCTCATTTGGAATCGCCTGACCAATCAAACGAACCACATTTGCATAGCTAACGTGAAATGAAAATGGTTTAATCACGACAGGATACTCATCCTTTAGGGTAGATGAAATCGTTCCACCTGCAATTTCTTGAATCAATAAAGCTGCGCGCTTCAATGCTTCAACCGTAATATTAGGATCAGTACCACGTTCGAAACGGAAAGAAGCATCTGTTTTTAAACCATGTCTTTTGGAAGTCTTCCGTACAGAAACAGCATTGAAATAAGCCGACTCCAAAAATACGTTGGTCGTTTCGCCAGATACCCCCGAATACGCTCCACCAAAAACCCCGGCAATACACATCGGTTTTTCAGCATCGGCAATCACCAAGTCCTCTGCAGACAAGGTACGCTCCACACCATCTAGGGTAACAAATTTCTCGCCCTCAGTCGCAAGGCGAACAAGGACTTTATTTCCCGCAATTTTATCAGCATCAAATGCATGCAATGGCTGACCTAAATCGTGTAATATATAATTTGTGACGTCGACAATATTATTGATCGGGCGAACACCGATAACATTTAATTTCTCTTTTAACCAATCAGGAGATTCTCCAACCTGAACACCGCTAATATTGATACCACTATAACGTGGGCAAGCCTGTGCGTCTGCAACGACCACTGCCGTTCCCTCAGCCTCAGCAGCCTCGAATGCAGAAACGTCTGCTTTTAACACTTTTGTACGGAAATGTGCAGCAATATCTCTTGCAACGCCTAAATGCGAAGCTGCATCTGCACGATTTGGCGTTAAACCAATTTCATAACGGTAATCATCCTGGATATTGAAATGATCTTTCACTAAGGTCCCCACGGCAACATCAGCTGGTAATTCAACGATACCCGCATGGGATGTACCTAAACCGATTTCATCTTCTCCACATAACATACCTTCGGAAACTTCACCACGAATTTTAGATTTGGTAATTTTAAAAGGCTCTCCTGTAAGCGGATGGCATGTCGTGCCTACTGTAGCAACAATGACTTTCAATCCTGTACGACAGTTCGGTGCGCCACATACAATGTGCAATAACTCCGGCCCACCGACATCAACGGTAGTTACTCTCAATTTATCGGCATTAGGATGCTGTTCACAAGTTTTCACTTCACCAACAACCAAACCATCCAATCCACCTGGGATACTCTGCACGACGTCCAAAGCTTCTACTTCCAATCCTGTATTTGTCAAGATAAGCGATAGTTCCTCCGGTGTCGAAT
Proteins encoded in this window:
- a CDS encoding cell division protein ZapA, coding for MGEISIKINIADRVYPLRVESAEEEVIRHAAKLINEKVKELQENYTVRDKQDLLSMCVLQFATRMLNAERQSQNHEVGLENSVQELDQLLTDFFKK
- the pheT gene encoding phenylalanine--tRNA ligase subunit beta; translation: MNISYNWLKQHVNIDSTPEELSLILTNTGLEVEALDVVQSIPGGLDGLVVGEVKTCEQHPNADKLRVTTVDVGGPELLHIVCGAPNCRTGLKVIVATVGTTCHPLTGEPFKITKSKIRGEVSEGMLCGEDEIGLGTSHAGIVELPADVAVGTLVKDHFNIQDDYRYEIGLTPNRADAASHLGVARDIAAHFRTKVLKADVSAFEAAEAEGTAVVVADAQACPRYSGINISGVQVGESPDWLKEKLNVIGVRPINNIVDVTNYILHDLGQPLHAFDADKIAGNKVLVRLATEGEKFVTLDGVERTLSAEDLVIADAEKPMCIAGVFGGAYSGVSGETTNVFLESAYFNAVSVRKTSKRHGLKTDASFRFERGTDPNITVEALKRAALLIQEIAGGTISSTLKDEYPVVIKPFSFHVSYANVVRLIGQAIPNEEIKSIIVALGIEIAAESEAGLDVLVPAYRVDVTREVDIVEEVLRIYGYNNIELKSQIKASLNTAEKPDKEVVLNQLADLLIANGFREILSNSLTKLDYADDSETAVKLLNPLSSDLDTMRQNMVFSALSAIEYNQKRRNFDVKFFEYGKTYALDGEGYKETQHFAFVMAGNGEAEQWNNNKGSVNFYNLKAAVDTIVKRLKIEGIQIQDATSSHFTYGLNYMKGQKCLVSFGAIANADLKKADVEGQVFFADFDWDVLMKIIRKNSIQYKEVSKFPAVRRDLSLLIDENVSFDKLQFVAQKTERKLLKEVNVFDVYKGDKIPQGKKSYALSFILQDEEKTLTDKQIDAIVQKLIVNFEKELGAEVRG